In Vibrio sp. 10N, the following proteins share a genomic window:
- a CDS encoding flavin prenyltransferase UbiX: MKPAEKAITLAFTGASGAPYGMRLLECLLAQDYTVYLLISSAARVVLATEHDIKLPSGPDAAHKALVERLNCQPEKLVVCGKEDWFSPVASGSAAPKQMIVCPCSAGSVAAIAHGMSDNLIERAADVVIKEKGQLLLVVRETPFSTIHLENMHKLSQMGVTIMPAAPGFYHQPQSIEDLVDFIVARVLDHMGLEQNLVPRWGYDQR, from the coding sequence ATGAAACCGGCAGAGAAAGCCATTACCCTCGCATTTACGGGAGCCTCTGGTGCGCCTTATGGTATGCGTTTGCTAGAGTGTTTACTGGCTCAAGACTACACCGTTTACCTTTTGATCTCGTCGGCCGCGCGTGTGGTACTTGCCACCGAGCATGATATCAAGCTACCAAGTGGGCCGGATGCGGCTCACAAAGCTTTGGTTGAACGCTTGAACTGTCAGCCAGAGAAGTTGGTGGTGTGTGGCAAGGAAGACTGGTTCTCGCCAGTGGCTTCTGGCTCAGCGGCACCCAAGCAGATGATTGTTTGTCCATGTTCAGCGGGCAGTGTTGCGGCGATTGCTCATGGTATGTCGGACAACCTCATTGAGCGTGCTGCGGATGTCGTGATTAAAGAGAAAGGACAACTGCTGTTAGTGGTGCGTGAAACGCCATTCTCAACCATTCATCTCGAGAACATGCACAAGCTCTCCCAAATGGGGGTCACCATCATGCCTGCTGCACCTGGTTTTTATCACCAGCCTCAATCGATAGAGGATCTCGTCGACTTTATTGTGGCACGCGTGCTTGACCACATGGGGCTGGAGCAAAACCTGGTGCCACGCTGGGGTTACGACCAGCGATAG
- the thiB gene encoding thiamine ABC transporter substrate binding subunit: protein MSKIALATAFISSPLMASAQSLTVYTYSSFASDWGPGPAIEKAFEAQCGCDLNYVALDDGVSILNRLRLEGSSSQADVVLGLDNNLMSEAKKSGLLAKHSADLSSVVLPNGWSDEVFVPFDYGYFAFVYNKEKVKNPPKSLKELVELRDDLKVIYQDPRTSTPGQGLLLWMKSVYGDDSSAAWQQLANKTVTVTKGWSEAYSMFLEGESDLVLSYTTSPAYHIIAEQDERFAAADFAEGHYTQVEVAAKVAGSNNQKLADEFMQFIVSDGFQSNIPTGNWMYPVVDSKLPAGFESLTIPAKALSFTPDEVANNRKAWIREWQSALIK, encoded by the coding sequence ATCAGCAAAATCGCGTTAGCGACCGCATTTATTTCTTCTCCACTTATGGCATCGGCACAGTCGTTGACCGTCTACACATACAGCTCATTTGCCTCTGATTGGGGACCAGGTCCTGCGATTGAAAAAGCGTTTGAGGCGCAGTGTGGTTGTGATCTTAATTACGTGGCTTTGGATGATGGCGTTTCTATCCTGAATCGCCTTCGTTTAGAAGGCAGCAGCTCTCAAGCGGATGTGGTGCTTGGTCTTGATAACAATCTCATGAGCGAAGCGAAGAAATCGGGCTTGCTTGCTAAACATAGCGCAGATTTGTCATCTGTTGTTCTGCCAAATGGCTGGAGCGACGAGGTGTTTGTTCCGTTTGATTACGGTTATTTTGCCTTTGTATACAACAAAGAGAAGGTAAAGAATCCACCCAAAAGCCTTAAAGAGCTGGTTGAGCTGCGCGATGACTTGAAGGTTATTTACCAAGATCCACGAACGTCGACGCCGGGGCAGGGTTTACTGTTGTGGATGAAGTCTGTGTATGGGGATGACTCAAGTGCTGCATGGCAGCAGCTTGCAAACAAAACTGTCACGGTGACCAAAGGCTGGTCGGAAGCGTACTCTATGTTTCTAGAAGGCGAGTCGGATCTCGTGTTGTCTTACACGACGTCTCCGGCTTACCACATTATTGCTGAGCAGGATGAGCGCTTCGCTGCGGCTGATTTTGCAGAAGGTCACTACACTCAAGTAGAGGTTGCTGCTAAGGTTGCTGGCAGTAACAACCAGAAGCTTGCTGATGAGTTTATGCAGTTTATTGTTTCTGACGGCTTTCAATCAAACATCCCAACCGGCAACTGGATGTACCCAGTGGTGGATAGCAAACTGCCAGCAGGGTTTGAAAGCTTAACCATTCCGGCCAAGGCGTTGTCCTTCACTCCTGATGAAGTGGCGAATAATCGTAAAGCTTGGATTCGTGAATGGCAATCTGCGTTGATTAAGTAA
- the thiP gene encoding thiamine/thiamine pyrophosphate ABC transporter permease — MIRIPKAGVLVALLIGLYVAASLWTLLSYSSIDDIGLLFSEPYYQHVAKFSFWQASLSTLLSVGLAVPVAHALSRRRFWGREWLLKLFATTLVMPVLVGVFGIVAIYGNQGVIAHWFAGGSALFSIYGLNGILLAHVFFNLPFATRLLLVTIEGVPDEQRKLALHLGMNSWQCFRLVEWPRLKSHLPHVIGLVFMLCFTSFATVMALGGGPQATTIELAIYQAIKFDFDLPTGAVLALWQMAICAALVMFVGRFSQPVSGKSNFHGAPSLQPKDTMLKKGWDSIWIMATLMLVIPPILAILLSGLNSKLFDVFTDSRFWSAVSTSLQVAVLAGSIALLVGIVLLSTTRVFRLKSQARQADSLELVGTVILVTPALVLSTATFLMLRGMANVFSLAFGIVVMVNALMALPYVIKTLNQPMQRLATQYYPLWQSLGMHGLRRFWLMEWRAIRAPILHAFSISFILSMGDLTVIALFGSQDFNTLPLYLYQLMGSYQLESAAVVSLVLFALSIGIFSLTDTLNRTPANTHSSKARSSKAHSQEGSRHVAPK; from the coding sequence GTGATTCGAATTCCCAAAGCTGGCGTACTTGTTGCGCTGCTCATTGGCCTGTATGTCGCCGCGTCATTGTGGACACTGCTTTCCTATTCTTCCATTGATGATATTGGGCTGCTGTTTAGCGAACCTTACTACCAGCACGTAGCTAAGTTCAGTTTCTGGCAAGCAAGCCTTTCGACGCTATTGAGTGTTGGATTGGCCGTACCGGTCGCTCATGCCCTTTCACGTCGCCGTTTCTGGGGGCGAGAGTGGTTACTTAAACTGTTTGCCACAACCTTGGTCATGCCTGTGCTCGTTGGTGTGTTTGGCATTGTAGCTATCTATGGCAATCAAGGGGTGATTGCCCATTGGTTCGCTGGTGGCTCCGCGCTTTTTTCCATCTATGGGCTCAATGGTATTTTGCTCGCTCACGTGTTCTTCAATCTGCCTTTTGCCACTCGACTGTTATTGGTAACCATAGAGGGCGTGCCTGACGAGCAGCGTAAGTTGGCGCTTCACCTTGGCATGAACAGTTGGCAATGTTTTCGGTTAGTCGAATGGCCAAGGCTTAAGTCACATCTTCCTCACGTGATAGGTTTGGTGTTTATGCTTTGCTTTACCAGCTTTGCGACTGTCATGGCGCTTGGGGGAGGGCCACAAGCGACCACTATCGAGCTGGCTATCTATCAAGCGATTAAGTTCGACTTTGATTTGCCTACGGGTGCCGTGCTAGCACTTTGGCAAATGGCAATCTGTGCTGCTCTGGTGATGTTTGTCGGGCGGTTTAGTCAACCGGTCTCTGGCAAGAGTAACTTCCACGGGGCGCCTAGCTTACAACCCAAAGATACCATGCTTAAAAAAGGCTGGGATAGCATTTGGATCATGGCAACCCTAATGCTCGTTATACCTCCGATACTGGCCATTTTGCTGAGTGGTTTGAACTCGAAACTGTTTGACGTGTTTACGGATTCACGCTTTTGGAGTGCTGTGAGCACTTCGCTGCAAGTGGCTGTATTGGCGGGGAGTATTGCTCTACTGGTGGGGATTGTATTGCTATCAACAACGCGGGTTTTCAGACTTAAGTCCCAAGCACGCCAAGCGGACAGCCTTGAGCTTGTCGGTACCGTTATTCTGGTGACACCAGCGTTAGTCCTTAGCACAGCGACCTTTTTGATGCTGCGAGGCATGGCCAATGTGTTTAGCCTAGCGTTTGGCATTGTGGTGATGGTGAATGCCCTAATGGCGCTGCCTTATGTAATTAAGACCTTAAACCAGCCGATGCAGCGCCTTGCCACTCAATACTATCCACTATGGCAAAGTCTCGGTATGCACGGGCTGCGCCGATTTTGGTTGATGGAATGGCGAGCGATTCGCGCACCGATACTTCATGCTTTCTCGATCAGTTTCATTTTGTCTATGGGTGACCTTACCGTGATTGCCTTATTTGGCAGCCAAGATTTTAATACCCTGCCACTCTATCTTTATCAGCTAATGGGCAGTTATCAGCTCGAATCGGCTGCCGTGGTATCGCTGGTGCTGTTTGCCTTGAGTATCGGTATATTTTCACTGACCGATACACTCAACCGGACACCGGCAAACACTCATTCATCAAAAGCTCGCTCATCTAAAGCTCACTCTCAGGAAGGCTCTCGTCATGTTGCACCTAAATAA
- the thiQ gene encoding thiamine ABC transporter ATP-binding protein produces the protein MLHLNNVAYRYHSDWFHFELEVRQGDIVSLIGPSGAGKSTLLALVSGFCQPESGTIQVAGSSIDRLEPHQRPLSMLFQEHNLFDHLSVFDNIGLGLNPALKLSEADRKTVRNAAEKVGLGEMLTRLPAELSGGQKQRVALARCFVQPHPIWLLDEPFSALDPILRKEMLSVVKQLASEKQVTVIMVTHHLSDARAIANRFAYLANGCIEAQGEVDELTDAHPNAALAEFVHAAH, from the coding sequence ATGTTGCACCTAAATAACGTCGCCTATCGCTACCATAGTGATTGGTTCCATTTTGAACTAGAGGTCAGGCAAGGCGATATCGTCTCCTTAATTGGTCCAAGTGGCGCAGGGAAATCGACATTGCTGGCACTGGTCTCTGGTTTTTGTCAGCCCGAATCTGGGACGATTCAAGTAGCTGGGTCTAGCATCGATAGGCTTGAGCCTCATCAAAGGCCGCTGTCGATGCTATTTCAAGAGCACAATCTTTTTGATCATCTATCAGTGTTTGACAATATTGGTTTGGGGCTAAATCCAGCCCTCAAGCTCAGTGAAGCAGATCGAAAGACTGTGCGTAATGCTGCGGAAAAAGTTGGGCTAGGGGAGATGTTAACGCGACTCCCTGCTGAGCTCTCCGGTGGTCAAAAACAGCGGGTGGCGCTTGCGCGCTGCTTTGTGCAACCACATCCAATATGGCTACTCGATGAGCCGTTCTCTGCCCTTGATCCTATCCTTCGCAAAGAAATGCTCAGTGTGGTGAAACAGCTAGCGAGCGAAAAACAAGTGACAGTGATTATGGTAACGCACCATTTAAGTGATGCTCGCGCGATAGCGAATCGCTTTGCCTATTTAGCTAACGGCTGCATTGAAGCGCAAGGTGAGGTTGATGAGTTGACGGATGCACACCCTAACGCAGCATTGGCGGAGTTTGTGCACGCGGCGCACTAG
- the yjgA gene encoding ribosome biogenesis factor YjgA, with the protein MARKNQKAPWEEEEEIIWVSRTEMKNDMEELQKLGEELVELKPAVLDKFPLSEDLREAIADAQRFKNEAKRRQLQYIGKLMRTEDPEPIQAALDRVRNKHSQSTAALHKLEQLRDRIIAEGDEAIAAAMALYPELDRQRLRQLARQANKEKKAGKPAKAFREIFQMLKHEEEQEF; encoded by the coding sequence ATGGCCCGCAAAAATCAGAAAGCGCCTTGGGAAGAGGAAGAAGAGATCATTTGGGTGAGCAGAACCGAAATGAAAAACGACATGGAAGAGTTGCAAAAACTCGGTGAAGAGCTCGTTGAGCTAAAACCTGCTGTGTTGGATAAATTCCCACTAAGCGAAGATCTGAGAGAAGCGATCGCAGACGCGCAGCGCTTTAAGAACGAAGCTAAGCGTCGTCAGCTGCAATACATTGGTAAGCTAATGCGCACCGAAGATCCTGAGCCAATTCAAGCCGCTCTTGATCGTGTACGTAACAAGCACTCACAATCTACCGCAGCTCTGCATAAGCTTGAGCAGTTGCGCGACCGTATCATTGCAGAAGGTGATGAAGCAATTGCAGCCGCAATGGCACTTTACCCTGAGCTTGATCGCCAGCGCTTACGTCAGCTTGCTCGCCAAGCAAACAAAGAGAAGAAAGCGGGGAAGCCAGCGAAAGCATTCCGTGAAATCTTCCAAATGCTTAAGCACGAAGAAGAGCAAGAGTTCTAA